The DNA sequence ACGTGGATACTTATTTACCGGCGATCTTGTCTACAAGGATACGTTGTTTGCGTACTACCCTTCCACCGACCCGCAGGCATATCTCACTTCGCTTGAAAAAATTGCGATACTACCCGTGAAAAAAGTATTTCCGGCTCATCACAGTCTGGACATTCAGCCAGAGATTCTGACCTGTATGCGAGACGCTTTCCGCCAGTTGAAAGACGTTGGCGACCTACATCACGGCAGCGGCACCTTTGATTACGGCGATTGGGCTGTCTGGCTGTGATGATATAAATTCCAACTTAAGGGTGATTATTATAAATAGTAAATTTGAAAATAAAGATTATCTATATTAGTCATATAATAGTCGAAAGAAACGGGGTAGTAAAGATATATTAGGGATATATTTTAGCGGAACAGGTAACACAAAGCATTGTATTGAACTGTTCATAAAAGAATTTGACGCAGCAGCGAAATGTATTTCAATTGAAGATGCGAGGGTCTTAGACGAAATCCATAAAAGTGATTTTATTGTTCTAGCGTATCCTATTTATTTTAGCAATTTACCTAAAATAGTGAGAGATTTTATTTTGCAAAATAAAACCAAATTCATGGGTAAAAAAGTTTTTATCATTGCAACTATGGGTTTGTTTAGTGGTGATGGAACAGGTTGCAGCGCAAGGTTACTTGCTAAGTGTGGTGCTGAGATTGTTGGCGGGCTTCATTTAAAAATGCCTGATTGTATAGGTGATGAAAAAGCATTAAAGAAAACAATAGAGGAAAATAAAATTATTGTAAAGCAAGCGTATATAAAAATAAAAAAGTCTGCAAATAGCCTAAAAAATGGGCATGCAACACAAGAGGGGATTGGTTTTCTCTATCATATTGCAGGTCTTTTCGGTCAAAGGATCTGGTTTTATGGCAAAACAAAAAATTATTCAGATAAGTTGAAAATCAATACTGAAAAATGTATCGGCTGTGGGATTTGTACGCAACTATGCCCTATGAAAAACTTATCTATTGTAGATGGTAGAGCTG is a window from the Caproicibacterium lactatifermentans genome containing:
- a CDS encoding EFR1 family ferrodoxin (N-terminal region resembles flavodoxins. C-terminal ferrodoxin region binds two 4Fe-4S clusters.), with product MYFSGTGNTKHCIELFIKEFDAAAKCISIEDARVLDEIHKSDFIVLAYPIYFSNLPKIVRDFILQNKTKFMGKKVFIIATMGLFSGDGTGCSARLLAKCGAEIVGGLHLKMPDCIGDEKALKKTIEENKIIVKQAYIKIKKSANSLKNGHATQEGIGFLYHIAGLFGQRIWFYGKTKNYSDKLKINTEKCIGCGICTQLCPMKNLSIVDGRAVQNGRCTMCYRCISNCPQQAIALLGKNLYEQCKIEKYI